Proteins found in one Lysinibacillus fusiformis genomic segment:
- a CDS encoding FtsB family cell division protein: MTRRHSSNDESQNFTKLDNDYVRNTDRAINRKQQARKRKMRRIVFFAIVPVIIIALLLNVLSHQNETLAAKEKSKEEANQHLTELKEEQDTLNLKIKQLQDDEYIAKLLRKEYYLSEKGEIIFIIPDKEDKKDD, from the coding sequence ATGACTAGACGTCATTCATCAAATGATGAATCACAAAACTTCACGAAGCTTGATAATGACTATGTCCGTAACACGGATAGAGCTATAAATCGCAAACAACAGGCTCGAAAACGTAAAATGCGTCGTATTGTCTTTTTTGCGATTGTACCAGTCATTATTATTGCTCTTCTCTTAAATGTGCTGTCACATCAAAATGAAACATTAGCAGCAAAAGAGAAATCCAAGGAAGAAGCGAATCAGCATCTCACTGAATTGAAAGAAGAACAAGATACATTAAATCTTAAAATCAAACAATTACAGGATGATGAATATATCGCAAAGCTATTAAGAAAAGAGTACTACTTATCGGAAAAAGGTGAGATTATTTTCATAATTCCAGATAAGGAAGATAAAAAAGACGACTGA
- the yabP gene encoding sporulation protein YabP, producing MTLHQESNRYTIPSGEHILTIRNRKRMDMTSVKSIERFDQEEFFIKTSQGHLLIRGEELHIVHLDVDKGLLTLEGTVKTLQYDEEESGFSKGFLHKLFG from the coding sequence ATGACGCTACATCAAGAAAGTAATCGTTACACAATTCCATCTGGAGAGCATATTTTAACGATTCGTAATCGTAAAAGAATGGACATGACTTCTGTAAAATCAATTGAACGCTTTGATCAGGAAGAGTTTTTCATTAAGACGTCCCAAGGGCACTTGTTAATCCGTGGAGAGGAACTGCATATCGTTCATTTAGATGTTGACAAAGGATTATTGACGCTTGAAGGAACTGTAAAAACCTTACAGTATGACGAGGAGGAAAGTGGCTTCTCGAAAGGTTTCCTTCATAAGTTATTTGGATGA
- the mfd gene encoding transcription-repair coupling factor, with the protein MEVLRQLVSQDKHITSFLKEVQSGQTASQLITGLTGSARPVMVDVLFEYVKKPIYIVSPNLLQAQKMVDELAGLLGEEHVHYYPADEFIAADLSVASPELRAERIATLDCLARGEKAVYVIPVAGLRKIMQPKEHWLHYFLQTAVGDDIEIDMWLQTLVEMGYVRNSMVTSPGEFALRGGILDIYPPYLEAPIRIELFDTEVDSIRTFSADDQRSIDKLQKIRILPASEVILTKSERQALAGRLEVALAASLKKVKKQETKELLYQHIQYDIELLQQGNLPDYVNKYGSLLYDKTAYLGDYFEHDGIVLFDELGRIQEVMDAWEREEDEWFLSLIEEGKMVHDVKPAFSLKEIQAMLSQQKLSFSLFSRTFAGITFNKTTNFSCKPMQQFHGQMSLLQSEVERWLLGKFTVLIVARDKERVKKVQQMLEEYDIHTSLGEPTEPGIYIIDGGLSSGFELPLQRLAIVTEDELFKQQVKKKARTQKMTNAERIKSYTEIKPGDYVVHVHHGIGKYIGVETLEVNGTHKDYLHIRYRADDKLYVPVEQIDLIQKYVASEDREPKLHKLGGAEWKKAKAKVSSAVQDIADDLIKLYAKREAEKGHAFTPDNDDQRNFEAMFPYEETEDQLRSIVEVKRDMERERPMDRLVCGDVGYGKTEVAIRAAFKAIQDGKQVAFLVPTTILAQQHYETIRERFQDFAINVGVLSRFRTKKEQTATLKGLKEGRVDIVIGTHRILSKDLIFQDLGLLIVDEEQRFGVTHKEKIKQLKTNVDVLTLTATPIPRTLHMSMVGVRDLSVIETPPANRFPVQTYVMEHSGALVREAIEREMARGGQVFYLYNRVEDMARRVEEIQVLVPEARIGFAHGKMTESELESVILAFLEGDYDVLVTTTIIETGVDIPNVNTLIVHDADRMGLAQLYQLRGRVGRSNRVAYAYFMYQRDKVLTDVAEQRLQAIKEFTELGSGFKIAMRDLSIRGAGNLLGAQQHGFIDSVGFDLYSQMLQDAIAERQTGVKKEEKPDIEILLSIDAYIPDVYIPDGYQKIQMYKRIKAMDQVEEYDEIMEELEDRFGDLPIETERLLRIARMKVWGLDAGVVSVKEKQKLITILLSEQGTTNVDGSKIIEESMKFERAVGFGMDGMQLKLTIDERKSGKYQPFDMLEELMQIIDKAKKQQ; encoded by the coding sequence GTGGAGGTTTTACGACAGCTTGTGTCGCAGGATAAACATATTACATCATTTTTAAAGGAAGTTCAGAGCGGTCAAACTGCGTCACAGCTTATTACAGGTTTAACAGGAAGCGCACGCCCCGTAATGGTCGATGTGTTATTTGAATATGTAAAGAAGCCAATCTACATTGTCTCTCCTAATCTACTGCAGGCACAAAAAATGGTCGATGAGCTTGCTGGATTGTTAGGGGAAGAACATGTTCATTATTACCCAGCTGATGAATTTATTGCAGCCGATCTTTCTGTAGCTTCACCAGAACTTCGCGCGGAGCGAATCGCGACGCTTGATTGCTTAGCTAGAGGTGAGAAAGCTGTCTATGTAATACCTGTGGCTGGTTTACGTAAAATAATGCAGCCTAAGGAACACTGGCTACACTATTTTTTACAAACAGCCGTAGGCGATGATATTGAAATTGATATGTGGTTACAAACATTAGTTGAGATGGGCTATGTACGAAATTCGATGGTGACGTCACCTGGAGAGTTTGCGTTGCGTGGGGGTATTTTAGATATTTATCCACCTTATTTGGAAGCACCTATTCGTATAGAATTATTTGATACAGAGGTTGATTCCATTCGAACATTCTCAGCAGATGACCAACGTTCTATTGATAAATTACAAAAAATTCGTATTCTTCCTGCTTCTGAGGTTATTCTTACTAAATCAGAAAGACAGGCATTAGCAGGCCGTCTAGAAGTGGCGTTAGCAGCAAGTCTAAAGAAGGTAAAAAAGCAGGAGACAAAGGAACTCCTGTATCAGCATATTCAATATGATATTGAATTGTTACAGCAAGGCAATCTACCTGATTACGTAAACAAATATGGCTCATTATTATATGATAAAACAGCCTATTTGGGAGATTATTTTGAACATGATGGTATTGTCCTTTTTGACGAACTTGGACGTATTCAAGAGGTAATGGATGCGTGGGAACGCGAAGAAGATGAATGGTTTTTATCTTTAATTGAAGAAGGAAAAATGGTTCATGATGTCAAACCTGCCTTCTCATTAAAAGAAATACAGGCGATGTTGTCACAACAAAAGCTTTCATTTTCATTATTTTCGCGAACATTTGCGGGGATTACGTTTAATAAAACGACGAATTTTTCCTGCAAGCCTATGCAGCAATTTCATGGTCAAATGTCCTTGCTTCAAAGTGAGGTTGAACGCTGGTTACTTGGTAAATTTACCGTTCTAATCGTGGCAAGAGATAAAGAACGAGTGAAAAAAGTGCAGCAAATGCTTGAAGAATACGATATTCATACGTCATTAGGTGAACCAACAGAACCTGGTATTTATATTATAGATGGTGGCTTGTCGAGTGGCTTTGAATTACCTCTACAGCGTTTAGCAATTGTGACAGAAGATGAGCTCTTTAAACAGCAGGTAAAGAAAAAAGCACGTACACAAAAAATGACCAATGCTGAACGTATTAAAAGTTATACGGAAATTAAGCCAGGTGATTATGTTGTACATGTTCATCATGGGATTGGTAAATATATTGGTGTAGAAACATTAGAGGTCAATGGTACACATAAGGATTACTTGCATATACGATATCGTGCAGACGATAAATTATATGTACCTGTAGAGCAAATAGATTTAATCCAAAAATATGTGGCGTCAGAGGATCGTGAACCAAAGCTACATAAATTAGGTGGAGCTGAGTGGAAAAAGGCTAAAGCGAAGGTATCTTCTGCTGTACAGGATATTGCAGATGATTTAATAAAGCTGTATGCAAAGCGTGAAGCAGAGAAAGGGCATGCTTTTACACCTGATAATGATGATCAACGTAATTTTGAGGCGATGTTCCCCTATGAGGAAACAGAGGATCAGCTACGTTCAATTGTTGAAGTAAAACGAGATATGGAACGTGAACGCCCTATGGACCGTTTAGTATGTGGTGATGTAGGCTATGGTAAAACAGAGGTAGCCATTCGTGCCGCATTTAAGGCTATTCAAGATGGTAAACAAGTGGCATTCCTTGTCCCTACAACCATCTTAGCCCAGCAACATTATGAGACTATTCGTGAGCGCTTTCAGGATTTTGCTATTAATGTTGGAGTGTTATCTCGCTTCCGTACGAAAAAGGAGCAAACAGCCACATTAAAAGGATTAAAAGAAGGCCGAGTCGATATAGTTATTGGAACACACCGCATTTTATCCAAAGATTTAATTTTCCAAGACCTTGGTCTGTTAATTGTGGATGAAGAGCAACGTTTTGGTGTGACACATAAGGAAAAAATTAAGCAGTTAAAGACAAATGTCGATGTCTTAACTTTAACGGCTACACCAATCCCGAGGACACTTCATATGTCAATGGTAGGGGTCCGAGATTTATCTGTTATTGAAACGCCTCCTGCTAATCGTTTCCCGGTTCAAACATATGTGATGGAACACAGTGGTGCATTAGTGCGAGAAGCTATTGAGAGAGAAATGGCACGTGGCGGACAAGTGTTTTATTTATATAACCGTGTTGAAGATATGGCTCGAAGGGTTGAGGAGATTCAAGTGCTCGTCCCAGAAGCACGTATAGGCTTTGCTCATGGAAAAATGACAGAATCAGAGCTAGAATCAGTGATTTTAGCCTTTTTAGAGGGTGACTATGATGTGCTTGTCACAACAACGATTATCGAGACAGGTGTCGATATACCAAATGTAAATACATTAATTGTCCATGATGCTGATCGCATGGGCTTAGCCCAGCTCTACCAATTACGTGGGCGCGTTGGACGTTCTAACAGAGTAGCCTATGCGTATTTTATGTACCAACGCGACAAAGTTTTGACAGATGTAGCGGAGCAACGTTTGCAGGCAATTAAAGAATTTACAGAGCTTGGCTCAGGCTTTAAAATTGCGATGCGAGATTTATCTATTCGAGGAGCAGGAAACTTACTTGGAGCCCAGCAACATGGCTTTATTGATTCAGTCGGCTTTGATTTATATTCTCAAATGCTTCAGGATGCCATTGCTGAACGTCAAACAGGCGTGAAAAAAGAAGAAAAGCCAGATATTGAAATTTTGCTGAGTATTGATGCGTATATTCCAGACGTCTATATTCCAGATGGATATCAAAAAATCCAAATGTATAAACGAATTAAGGCCATGGATCAGGTGGAGGAGTATGACGAAATCATGGAGGAATTAGAGGATCGATTTGGCGATCTTCCAATTGAAACAGAGCGTTTACTTCGAATAGCAAGAATGAAAGTTTGGGGCTTAGATGCGGGAGTAGTATCTGTAAAGGAGAAGCAAAAACTTATTACAATACTATTGTCGGAACAAGGGACAACAAATGTCGATGGCAGTAAGATTATTGAAGAGTCGATGAAGTTTGAGCGTGCTGTTGGTTTTGGTATGGATGGCATGCAATTAAAATTAACAATAGATGAACGCAAGAGTGGGAAATATCAACCCTTTGATATGTTGGAAGAACTAATGCAAATTATTGATAAAGCAAAAAAGCAGCAATAG
- a CDS encoding putative polysaccharide biosynthesis protein, producing the protein MSQRFGMKSYMKGAALLTIAALIVKVLSAIYRVPFQNLVGDEGFYIYQQVYPVISIFVVWTSSGFAVAISKMLADNDCIVDTIERDERRSTIMRVVFRYLTVLSLLFFAVLFGGAEKIAQLMGDIQLAPLIRTGSLVVLVMPALAILKGSFQSRGIMEPIAYAQVLEQAVRVTVILTGTFIIMTTTKSLYGAGRMAVIGTVIGEITALLLLVYISYKRFGLLQVKQYLHRNPSLPIIKEVTWLSLSVSMSGLLLLGYQLVDSFTIYSSLVDHGMTPTIAKETKGIYDRGQPLVQLGVVIASSLSLAIVPLVAHLSKKQEGRSAVPFIQLTYKASVLFGWSAALGLMLVMPYLNEMLFKTNSLSEVLIVYVFQIVPLSIILTFTAILQGYGKLKKPALFLILGFLLKMILNVRLIGWLGVLGAAIANDIGLLLTAILLIIYLKTLTGIQLATGAFYKKVGMASFSMAIVVLVWLQLVSVFLNHLMSSRMIAMVAGLTAVSIGAFVMLTIIAKKRVLVEKEWYLLPFGRRMAVYQLWLNSKK; encoded by the coding sequence ATGTCGCAACGTTTTGGTATGAAAAGCTACATGAAGGGTGCTGCCTTATTGACGATAGCGGCCCTTATTGTAAAAGTTCTTAGTGCCATTTATCGTGTGCCTTTTCAAAATCTAGTTGGTGATGAAGGCTTTTATATCTATCAACAGGTATATCCAGTTATATCAATCTTCGTTGTTTGGACTTCTAGTGGCTTTGCTGTAGCCATTTCTAAAATGCTTGCAGACAATGATTGCATTGTTGATACAATAGAACGTGATGAAAGACGTAGCACTATTATGCGGGTTGTTTTCAGGTATTTGACGGTACTATCACTACTGTTTTTTGCTGTTTTATTTGGAGGTGCTGAAAAGATCGCCCAGTTGATGGGAGACATTCAATTGGCACCATTGATTCGCACAGGCTCCCTTGTAGTATTGGTTATGCCGGCGCTGGCTATTTTGAAAGGTAGCTTTCAATCAAGAGGAATTATGGAGCCCATTGCTTATGCTCAAGTACTTGAACAAGCAGTGAGAGTAACTGTTATTTTGACGGGGACCTTTATTATTATGACAACTACAAAATCACTTTATGGTGCGGGAAGAATGGCTGTTATCGGTACAGTAATTGGAGAAATTACGGCCTTGTTATTACTTGTTTATATCTCGTATAAACGTTTTGGTTTACTGCAAGTTAAACAATATCTACATCGTAATCCAAGTTTGCCTATCATTAAAGAGGTCACATGGCTGAGTTTGAGTGTCAGTATGAGCGGTCTACTACTACTCGGTTATCAGTTAGTCGATTCATTTACGATCTATTCATCATTAGTTGATCATGGCATGACTCCTACAATAGCGAAGGAAACGAAGGGGATTTATGATCGAGGACAACCGTTAGTTCAATTAGGTGTTGTCATTGCATCCTCATTGTCGCTGGCCATTGTGCCACTTGTTGCCCATTTGTCGAAAAAACAAGAGGGACGAAGTGCAGTTCCATTTATACAATTAACATACAAAGCATCCGTACTGTTCGGCTGGTCTGCTGCACTAGGCTTAATGCTAGTTATGCCTTATTTAAATGAAATGCTTTTTAAAACCAATTCCTTATCCGAGGTATTGATTGTCTATGTATTCCAAATCGTCCCATTGTCGATTATTCTTACATTTACAGCAATCTTACAAGGCTATGGAAAATTAAAAAAACCAGCTTTATTTTTAATATTAGGTTTTCTATTAAAAATGATTTTAAATGTACGATTAATCGGTTGGTTAGGTGTACTAGGCGCTGCCATCGCTAATGATATAGGATTATTATTAACAGCAATCTTGCTGATTATTTATTTAAAAACATTGACTGGCATCCAATTAGCCACAGGCGCTTTTTATAAAAAAGTAGGGATGGCATCTTTCAGTATGGCAATCGTCGTGCTTGTATGGTTACAGCTAGTGTCGGTCTTTTTAAACCATCTGATGTCTTCACGAATGATAGCTATGGTGGCGGGCTTGACGGCAGTATCTATTGGGGCGTTTGTTATGCTTACAATCATTGCCAAGAAACGAGTATTAGTAGAAAAAGAGTGGTATTTATTGCCGTTTGGACGTAGAATGGCTGTTTACCAACTTTGGCTAAATTCAAAGAAGTAG
- the yabQ gene encoding spore cortex biosynthesis protein YabQ, giving the protein MIVSEQFYQLIVMVLSGIAVGFIIDSIRLIVFSTPKRSSLRKWMMVVELIAWILLGGLTYYLLFWLKDGAWRAYDPLAQIAGIFLYQTFFQTFLRFVARILVNITWRPFWFIVRFIVTVIRQILQLFINIVMFVIRPFVKIYSYLSYTFLKKLRYLKYNKKQQ; this is encoded by the coding sequence ATGATTGTCAGTGAACAATTTTACCAATTAATTGTCATGGTTTTGAGCGGTATAGCAGTTGGTTTCATAATTGATAGTATAAGGCTCATTGTTTTTTCAACTCCAAAAAGGTCAAGCCTTCGAAAGTGGATGATGGTTGTTGAGTTAATAGCATGGATTCTACTTGGAGGATTGACATACTATTTATTATTTTGGCTAAAAGATGGCGCTTGGCGGGCTTATGACCCGCTAGCGCAAATAGCCGGAATTTTTTTGTATCAAACGTTTTTTCAAACCTTTTTACGTTTCGTTGCTAGAATTTTGGTGAATATAACATGGAGACCCTTCTGGTTCATTGTACGCTTCATAGTTACTGTTATTCGACAAATTTTGCAATTATTCATAAATATTGTTATGTTTGTTATAAGACCTTTTGTCAAAATTTATTCGTATTTGTCCTACACTTTTTTAAAAAAATTACGATATTTGAAGTATAATAAAAAGCAACAATAA
- a CDS encoding S1 domain-containing RNA-binding protein, which translates to MSIEVGSKVQGKVTGITNFGAFVELPDGKTGLVHISEVADNYVKDINEHLKVGDEVEVKVMNVEADGKIGLSIRKAKPQAERPERPARPRRDNRSNDRNERHQPKENFEQKMARFLKDSDERLATLKRATESKRGGRGARRG; encoded by the coding sequence ATGTCAATTGAAGTAGGCAGCAAGGTACAAGGTAAAGTAACAGGAATCACAAATTTTGGAGCATTCGTTGAGCTGCCAGATGGCAAAACAGGCTTAGTTCACATTAGTGAAGTTGCTGACAATTATGTAAAAGATATCAATGAGCATCTAAAAGTTGGAGATGAAGTTGAAGTAAAAGTGATGAATGTTGAAGCGGACGGAAAGATTGGTCTTTCAATCCGTAAAGCAAAGCCTCAAGCTGAGAGACCAGAGCGTCCAGCACGCCCACGTCGTGATAATCGTTCTAATGATCGCAACGAACGCCACCAGCCAAAAGAAAATTTTGAGCAAAAAATGGCACGCTTCTTAAAAGATAGTGATGAACGTCTAGCAACACTTAAACGTGCTACAGAATCAAAACGCGGAGGTCGCGGAGCTAGAAGAGGGTAG
- the mazG gene encoding nucleoside triphosphate pyrophosphohydrolase: MNTLTIIGLGAGDFNQLQMGVYKKLKTANKLYVRTVDHPVLEELAAEGVEFESFDNVYEKHDTFQPVYEEIADSLMEATAVEDIMYAVPGHPLVAEQTVQLLIAAANEGKIELVIEGGQSFLDPIFGALKIDPIEGFQLLDGTSFSMHDINMRQHILIAQVYDTFSASEVKLTLMEKYDDEYPVTVVTAAGSSQEQIVTVPLYELDQSVEVNNLTTVYVPPVKSQEESLRDWTTFRQIIATLRGPNGCPWDQKQTHDSLKKYLLEEAHEYLAAVDAEDDFAMIEELGDVLLQVFLHAQIGEDQGYFTLEDVLASISEKMIRRHPHVFGDVTVEDADSVVANWEAIKAEEKGTSDKALLDEEYRASSALQTAYNYQKRAAKVGFDWPDVEGAWDKFAEEWQEFRHEVTKGSNASRLDEFGDVLFTLVNLARFYKLSPEEAMLHANEKFARRFGYVEQQVKASGKPFSDFTLEQLDAFWNEAKQLEKE; the protein is encoded by the coding sequence TTGAATACATTAACAATTATTGGCTTAGGTGCAGGGGACTTTAATCAGCTGCAAATGGGTGTTTATAAAAAATTAAAGACTGCAAACAAATTATATGTACGTACAGTGGATCATCCGGTTTTAGAGGAATTAGCAGCAGAGGGTGTAGAATTCGAAAGCTTTGACAATGTATACGAAAAACACGATACATTCCAACCTGTTTATGAGGAAATAGCTGATTCCCTTATGGAGGCTACAGCTGTTGAGGATATTATGTATGCTGTGCCTGGCCACCCATTAGTTGCAGAGCAAACAGTGCAATTGCTTATTGCAGCAGCAAATGAAGGGAAAATTGAGCTAGTCATTGAGGGTGGTCAGAGTTTCTTAGATCCAATTTTTGGCGCATTAAAAATTGATCCAATTGAAGGCTTTCAATTACTTGATGGTACCAGCTTTTCAATGCATGACATTAACATGCGTCAGCATATCTTAATTGCTCAAGTATACGATACATTCAGTGCATCAGAAGTGAAGCTGACGTTGATGGAGAAATACGATGATGAATATCCTGTGACGGTTGTGACAGCTGCAGGATCTTCACAAGAACAGATTGTCACAGTGCCACTCTATGAACTCGATCAGAGTGTAGAAGTAAATAATTTAACAACGGTCTATGTACCACCTGTGAAATCACAGGAGGAGTCATTAAGAGATTGGACAACATTCCGCCAAATCATTGCAACGCTGAGAGGTCCGAATGGTTGTCCTTGGGATCAAAAGCAAACACATGATTCGTTAAAAAAATACTTACTTGAAGAAGCACATGAATACTTGGCTGCGGTAGATGCTGAAGATGATTTTGCAATGATTGAGGAACTAGGAGATGTGTTGTTACAAGTATTTTTACATGCACAAATAGGAGAAGATCAAGGCTACTTTACACTTGAAGATGTGTTAGCTTCAATCAGTGAAAAAATGATTCGTCGCCATCCTCACGTTTTTGGGGATGTTACAGTAGAAGATGCAGATAGTGTTGTGGCTAATTGGGAGGCCATCAAGGCTGAAGAAAAGGGAACTAGCGATAAAGCGTTATTAGATGAAGAGTATAGAGCATCATCTGCGTTACAAACAGCCTATAACTATCAAAAAAGAGCTGCAAAAGTGGGCTTTGACTGGCCAGATGTGGAGGGAGCATGGGATAAATTTGCCGAGGAGTGGCAGGAATTTCGCCATGAGGTGACGAAAGGCTCTAATGCATCTCGTCTTGATGAATTTGGTGATGTGCTGTTCACGCTAGTAAACTTAGCGCGTTTCTATAAATTGTCACCAGAAGAAGCTATGCTACATGCAAATGAGAAATTTGCAAGGCGTTTCGGCTATGTTGAGCAACAGGTAAAGGCAAGTGGAAAACCATTTTCCGATTTTACATTAGAACAATTAGATGCATTTTGGAATGAAGCAAAGCAACTAGAAAAGGAGTAA
- the spoVT gene encoding stage V sporulation protein T, which translates to MKATGIVRRIDDLGRVVIPKEIRRTLRIREGDPLEIYTDREGEVILKKYSPINDLGEFAREYVETLYETMGTPAFVTDRDEVIAVAGIGKKEYINRRITSFAESFMDERSTKIEKMETTIEIVPGQYEQVKSYCATPIMVNGDPIGCIIVLSKVHFVGEVEVKVVETAANFLAKQMNS; encoded by the coding sequence ATGAAGGCAACAGGAATTGTTCGTCGTATTGATGATTTAGGGCGTGTAGTTATTCCAAAAGAAATTCGTAGGACGCTACGTATTCGTGAAGGCGACCCGCTTGAAATTTATACGGACCGAGAAGGCGAAGTCATTTTAAAAAAATATTCTCCCATCAATGATTTGGGGGAATTTGCAAGAGAATATGTTGAAACACTTTATGAAACAATGGGCACACCGGCGTTTGTCACTGACCGTGATGAAGTAATCGCTGTTGCAGGGATTGGGAAAAAGGAATATATTAATCGTCGCATTACGTCCTTTGCGGAAAGTTTTATGGACGAGCGCTCTACAAAAATTGAAAAAATGGAGACAACGATTGAAATTGTTCCTGGGCAATATGAGCAAGTAAAGTCATATTGTGCGACACCTATAATGGTGAATGGTGATCCGATCGGCTGTATTATCGTATTGTCTAAAGTACATTTTGTGGGTGAGGTAGAAGTCAAAGTAGTGGAAACCGCTGCAAACTTCTTAGCTAAACAAATGAATAGTTGA
- a CDS encoding RNA-binding S4 domain-containing protein: MRLDKFLKVSRLIKRRTLAKEVADQGRITINEKIAKASSSVKAGDELAIRFGQKIVTARVEELRDTVKKEDAAKMFTILKEERLDKIEPEFIDDEE; encoded by the coding sequence ATGAGATTAGATAAGTTTTTAAAAGTATCCCGTTTAATAAAGCGCCGCACTTTAGCCAAAGAAGTGGCAGATCAGGGCCGTATCACAATCAATGAAAAGATTGCAAAAGCAAGCAGTTCAGTAAAAGCAGGTGATGAGCTTGCAATCCGTTTCGGTCAAAAAATAGTAACAGCACGTGTAGAAGAATTACGTGATACTGTGAAAAAAGAAGATGCAGCAAAAATGTTTACCATTTTGAAAGAAGAACGACTGGATAAGATTGAGCCTGAATTTATTGATGATGAGGAATAA